The following coding sequences are from one Granulicella arctica window:
- the flgG gene encoding flagellar basal-body rod protein FlgG yields MIRALYTAASGMSAQQAALDTVANNLANSATTGFRQRQLQFEDMIYQNLITPGSAQSQSTVSAGLQIGLGTKSSASEVIMTQGDFNQTSNPLDLAIQGAGFFQVTKPDGTIAYTRDGSFHLNNQGTLVTADGNILLPNLTIPSNATSVTISQYGVVTATLPGQTNATQLGQIQLATFVNPGGLSSIGGNLFQPTMSSGNAITDVPGGNSGMGTLQQGYLENSNVDVVSEFVQMILAQRAYESNSKVVHVADDMYSDINGMIR; encoded by the coding sequence ATGATTCGAGCGTTATATACGGCAGCGAGCGGAATGAGTGCACAGCAGGCGGCGTTGGATACGGTGGCGAACAACTTGGCGAACTCGGCGACGACGGGATTCAGGCAACGGCAGTTGCAGTTCGAGGACATGATCTACCAGAACCTGATTACGCCGGGTTCGGCACAGAGCCAGTCAACGGTGTCGGCGGGGTTGCAGATCGGGTTGGGAACGAAGTCGTCGGCGAGTGAGGTCATTATGACGCAGGGCGACTTCAATCAGACGTCGAATCCGCTGGACCTGGCGATTCAGGGCGCGGGGTTCTTTCAGGTGACGAAACCGGACGGGACGATTGCGTATACGCGCGACGGGAGCTTTCACCTGAATAACCAGGGGACGCTGGTGACTGCCGACGGCAATATTCTGCTGCCGAACCTGACGATTCCATCGAATGCGACGTCGGTGACGATCTCGCAGTATGGCGTGGTGACGGCGACGCTTCCAGGGCAGACGAATGCGACGCAGCTTGGCCAGATACAACTGGCGACGTTCGTCAATCCGGGTGGGCTCAGCTCGATCGGCGGCAACCTGTTTCAGCCGACGATGTCGTCGGGAAATGCGATCACGGATGTTCCGGGTGGCAACAGCGGAATGGGCACGCTGCAACAGGGATATCTCGAGAACTCGAACGTGGATGTGGTGAGCGAGTTTGTGCAGATGATTCTGGCGCAGCGAGCGTATGAGAGCAACTCCAAAGTGGTGCATGTGGCGGATGACATGTACTCGGACATCAACGGGATGATTCGTTAG